A part of Desulfofundulus salinus genomic DNA contains:
- a CDS encoding S-layer homology domain-containing protein → MYNHKRMIKKLSLLLVLVMAVTMLTPVVNAGASGMPASPANNAVQFLYNEYIQKGINNSEYGVGSYALYVLKQAGVDVSSWEYNGENLNDAVVKAVYSDISQPDKVPAKILAQDLLAVQALGRSDLTDQLVEILKDRQTENGFDTGTYSLFSNLPAFDLLGRAGFMSVVNAVYAKEYILSQQLTVNEEVYGSWGGSWTDKDGTHYFADFMATAQAVRALYYLDPEGKDADIQAAISKGLAWMQKQQQADGSFVAGWDDPAIDTAEVVVTLKVLERDPADWKTSDGKTAVDYLMNNVLNPDGSFGTSKNAMDAIWVLSACNSLEIQPTVWRFYLDPSTNTLNIGAQQQFRAVWQDACGQSDVTQWAIWSVADSSIASVDDSVYGLVKAIKAGQTVVKAVYNGLTAWAALTVKSAAGGGGTATAVTVGMAVVGMNNELLFGPSYVTVTKDNQWGLTALGALDASGVPYHTSTWSWGILVDEIAGQANSGMAGWMYTVNGQVPSYGPEKYNIKEGDRIIFYYSKSMDQQPPKWDDLMKQVSAGNIQTGNLPAPVSDSTLNAAIEDAGSAGRVVLQAEDNQTVLALTVDQLAKITGVNKPLAVTVQGVQFILSVDSLKVPELTAAGMAQLQVKAQKLSSTEAHELVKPVAGELKLVGDVYELDVLAVKKDGTVQKIGQFPDCRVLLPVPAEAREAAATGRVKVYRYDESEKTWDEVGGTYDPAAGGLAFKADHFSKYALMETTAPPAVKTFADIAGHWAQKEIEIMATKGFVAGVGDNKFAPEATVTRAEFAAILARMAGLTADPDGAKRFNDVPQNAWYCGMVGAAAKAGLVRGTGEHSFAPNEPITREQMAAMMVRLMAREGQDMGIGEADAARILAGFEDAASISPWARNSVALVVREQVMKGRAQARFIPAGNTTRAEATVVLYRVWQKLQPSAQNK, encoded by the coding sequence TTGTATAATCATAAAAGGATGATTAAAAAGCTGAGTTTGTTACTGGTTTTAGTCATGGCCGTAACCATGCTGACACCGGTGGTAAATGCCGGCGCCAGCGGGATGCCGGCCTCACCGGCCAACAATGCCGTGCAGTTTCTGTACAACGAATACATCCAGAAAGGAATCAATAATTCGGAGTATGGGGTCGGCTCCTACGCCCTGTATGTATTGAAGCAAGCCGGGGTGGATGTCAGTTCCTGGGAGTACAACGGTGAAAATCTCAATGATGCGGTTGTAAAAGCTGTCTACAGCGATATTTCACAGCCGGATAAGGTTCCGGCCAAGATCCTGGCCCAGGACCTGCTGGCCGTTCAGGCGCTGGGGCGAAGCGATCTGACCGATCAGCTTGTGGAGATCTTGAAAGACAGACAGACGGAGAACGGCTTTGATACGGGAACTTACAGCCTTTTCAGCAACCTGCCGGCCTTTGACCTGCTGGGCCGGGCGGGGTTTATGAGTGTTGTTAATGCGGTATACGCGAAGGAGTACATTTTAAGCCAGCAACTTACCGTCAACGAAGAGGTATATGGGAGCTGGGGCGGGAGCTGGACCGACAAAGATGGCACCCATTATTTTGCCGACTTCATGGCCACGGCCCAGGCGGTGAGGGCACTTTACTACCTGGACCCGGAAGGAAAGGATGCTGATATTCAGGCCGCCATCAGCAAGGGCCTGGCCTGGATGCAGAAGCAGCAGCAGGCCGATGGTAGCTTTGTGGCCGGATGGGACGACCCGGCCATTGACACCGCTGAAGTGGTTGTGACCTTAAAGGTACTGGAAAGGGATCCAGCTGATTGGAAGACCAGTGACGGAAAAACGGCCGTTGATTATCTGATGAATAATGTCCTCAATCCGGATGGTAGTTTCGGCACCTCAAAGAACGCCATGGATGCCATCTGGGTGCTTAGTGCCTGTAATTCACTGGAGATACAGCCTACCGTCTGGCGTTTTTACCTTGACCCTTCAACCAACACTTTGAATATAGGCGCCCAGCAACAATTCCGGGCCGTCTGGCAGGACGCCTGCGGCCAGTCTGACGTAACGCAGTGGGCCATCTGGTCCGTGGCCGACAGCAGCATTGCCAGCGTTGATGACAGTGTTTATGGTCTGGTCAAAGCGATAAAGGCCGGCCAGACGGTGGTGAAGGCCGTATACAACGGGCTTACGGCTTGGGCTGCCCTGACCGTGAAATCTGCGGCTGGAGGCGGCGGGACCGCTACAGCGGTAACGGTGGGAATGGCCGTCGTAGGAATGAACAACGAGCTCTTATTTGGCCCTTCTTACGTCACGGTGACCAAAGACAATCAATGGGGCCTCACCGCCCTGGGCGCCCTGGATGCATCGGGCGTTCCCTACCATACCTCCACGTGGTCCTGGGGCATTCTGGTAGATGAAATTGCCGGGCAGGCCAACAGCGGCATGGCCGGCTGGATGTATACGGTGAACGGGCAGGTTCCCTCCTATGGTCCCGAAAAGTACAACATTAAAGAGGGCGACAGGATTATCTTCTATTACAGCAAGAGCATGGACCAGCAGCCCCCCAAATGGGACGACCTGATGAAGCAGGTTTCTGCCGGGAATATTCAAACGGGCAATCTGCCCGCTCCGGTGAGCGATTCCACCTTAAATGCGGCCATCGAGGATGCCGGTTCTGCCGGCCGGGTCGTTCTGCAGGCGGAAGATAATCAAACTGTTCTGGCTCTGACGGTGGACCAGCTGGCTAAAATAACCGGTGTCAATAAACCGCTGGCCGTTACCGTTCAGGGCGTGCAGTTTATACTCTCGGTGGACAGCCTGAAAGTGCCGGAACTAACGGCTGCCGGTATGGCTCAGTTGCAGGTTAAGGCCCAAAAGTTGAGCAGTACCGAAGCCCATGAACTGGTCAAGCCTGTTGCCGGCGAACTTAAACTGGTGGGCGATGTCTATGAGCTGGACGTGCTGGCGGTGAAGAAAGACGGCACGGTGCAAAAGATCGGGCAGTTCCCCGACTGCCGGGTGCTGCTGCCGGTACCCGCTGAAGCCAGGGAAGCGGCGGCGACCGGCCGGGTGAAAGTATATCGCTATGATGAAAGCGAAAAGACCTGGGACGAAGTGGGCGGAACCTATGACCCGGCGGCAGGTGGCTTGGCTTTTAAAGCCGATCATTTCAGCAAGTACGCCTTGATGGAAACCACCGCCCCGCCTGCAGTAAAAACCTTTGCCGACATTGCCGGGCACTGGGCGCAGAAGGAGATCGAAATTATGGCCACGAAAGGGTTCGTGGCTGGTGTAGGCGACAACAAATTTGCACCGGAAGCCACCGTTACCCGGGCCGAATTTGCCGCCATCCTGGCCCGTATGGCCGGCCTGACGGCCGATCCGGACGGGGCAAAGCGCTTCAATGACGTGCCGCAAAACGCCTGGTACTGCGGCATGGTGGGTGCGGCGGCGAAAGCAGGATTGGTGCGGGGAACCGGCGAACACAGTTTTGCACCAAATGAGCCCATCACCCGGGAGCAAATGGCGGCCATGATGGTGCGGTTAATGGCCCGGGAAGGACAGGATATGGGTATTGGTGAGGCCGATGCGGCCAGAATACTGGCCGGCTTTGAAGATGCTGCCTCTATTTCTCCCTGGGCGCGAAACTCTGTAGCCCTGGTGGTACGGGAGCAGGTCATGAAGGGCCGGGCGCAGGCCCGGTTCATCCCTGCAGGCAATACCACCCGGGCGGAAGCTACTGTAGTGTTGTACCGGGTGTGGCAGAAGTTACAGCCGTCTGCTCAAAACAAGTAA
- a CDS encoding S-layer homology domain-containing protein, giving the protein MKTRHFCRRLSVLAVAVCFFAGLLMPLGVPGRVEAAVSPLADKAVQFLHRDYLKNGLINSEVGVGSYAFYVLSQAGVDAGAWVRQGVSFREAVLKAVRDDLDKAGEVRAKQLAQDLVAMQALGEKDLAGRLLQVLKNRQTDKGFEDIGPLSIYSNMPSFDLLSRAGLMDQINTGLARNYILEKQYVKAQNAQYGSWGSLDGNAYYADFMATAQAVRVLHYLDPEKKDPQVQEAIKNGLAWIQKQQKADGSFVAGMDDPVIDTAEVIVTLKTLGMDPAAWKSGTGKSAVDYLMSKALNADGSFGTSGNAMDATWVLWACLALEGKAKNQATQPQPGPQEESGRQTQPGMVASFTDLKGHWAEGAINRLVQMQVASGYPDGTFKPEEQVTRYEIASMMVRLLKPAAVSWQDLLMLDREFKDSRYIPQWAHEAVAVALREGLISGYPQPDGTLIFKGEEPVSRAELAAVMARIIEKKCGEVAPKELDFADADQIPAWAKEAVGVAYAKGVAGGYPDRTFRAEKKVTRAEAAAMLLRLTDVL; this is encoded by the coding sequence ATGAAGACCCGTCACTTTTGCAGACGTTTGAGTGTCCTGGCCGTAGCGGTTTGTTTTTTCGCTGGCCTGCTGATGCCGCTTGGGGTACCGGGCCGGGTGGAAGCGGCAGTTTCACCCCTGGCTGATAAGGCAGTGCAGTTTCTGCATCGTGACTATTTAAAAAACGGGTTGATTAACTCGGAGGTGGGTGTGGGCTCGTATGCCTTTTATGTGCTAAGCCAGGCCGGTGTTGATGCCGGTGCCTGGGTACGCCAGGGAGTAAGTTTCCGGGAGGCAGTGCTAAAGGCGGTCAGAGATGATCTGGATAAAGCAGGTGAAGTGCGGGCAAAGCAGCTTGCCCAGGACCTGGTGGCCATGCAGGCGCTGGGAGAAAAGGATCTGGCCGGCCGGTTGCTGCAGGTCTTGAAGAACAGGCAGACAGACAAAGGATTTGAAGACATTGGGCCGTTAAGCATCTACAGCAACATGCCTTCCTTTGATCTTTTAAGCAGAGCCGGGTTAATGGATCAGATAAACACCGGCCTGGCCAGGAATTACATCCTGGAAAAACAGTATGTCAAGGCACAAAATGCCCAGTACGGAAGCTGGGGGTCACTGGATGGTAATGCATATTACGCCGATTTCATGGCCACGGCCCAGGCGGTGAGGGTGCTGCACTACCTGGATCCGGAAAAGAAAGATCCTCAGGTGCAGGAGGCCATTAAAAACGGCCTGGCCTGGATACAAAAGCAGCAGAAGGCAGACGGCAGCTTTGTGGCCGGTATGGACGACCCGGTGATCGATACTGCGGAAGTAATTGTGACCCTGAAAACCCTGGGTATGGACCCGGCGGCCTGGAAAAGCGGCACAGGAAAGAGCGCTGTTGATTATCTGATGAGTAAGGCACTAAACGCCGATGGGAGCTTCGGTACGTCGGGGAATGCCATGGACGCCACCTGGGTGCTGTGGGCCTGTCTGGCGCTGGAAGGGAAGGCGAAGAACCAGGCAACACAGCCACAACCCGGCCCGCAGGAGGAATCCGGCCGGCAAACGCAACCCGGTATGGTGGCCAGTTTTACGGATTTGAAAGGCCACTGGGCGGAAGGGGCCATCAACAGGCTGGTTCAAATGCAGGTTGCGTCGGGTTATCCAGACGGCACCTTTAAACCCGAAGAGCAGGTAACCCGCTATGAAATAGCCTCCATGATGGTGCGCCTGCTAAAGCCGGCGGCGGTTTCCTGGCAAGACCTGCTTATGCTCGACCGGGAGTTTAAAGATAGCCGGTATATTCCGCAATGGGCCCATGAGGCCGTGGCCGTGGCCTTGAGGGAGGGACTCATCTCCGGTTACCCGCAACCGGACGGTACCCTTATTTTTAAAGGGGAGGAACCGGTAAGCCGGGCCGAACTGGCCGCCGTTATGGCCCGGATTATTGAAAAGAAATGCGGGGAGGTGGCGCCGAAAGAGCTGGATTTTGCCGATGCGGATCAAATTCCGGCCTGGGCGAAAGAGGCCGTGGGGGTGGCTTACGCTAAAGGGGTTGCCGGCGGCTATCCCGACCGGACCTTCCGGGCTGAAAAAAAGGTCACCAGGGCCGAGGCGGCCGCCATGCTTTTGCGCCTGACTGATGTGCTGTAA
- a CDS encoding DUF2162 domain-containing protein, producing the protein MSIYGGLLLATLVLSIKTGLILGASWLSRWGLVLTSFLFGSILYGLVVFFGTHQQTLISFLDRYTFAGALLVAIFLIYLGLQEEKGAGSSSPGCLREASFRSRGDGEFAGKAVASNSSCHFLAGQPAPGAVISPALERFKYALGFLPCPLCLVALAFSVIVASSMVGTGLSRLGLFVAVLFFILVIVTSLAMRRAIRLTGYKPVAIFNPLLLFTGLMTLIFALFIPNFVQAMTMPLTPVNIDSPRWLAAVLAGLVILSLAGYFRYQINFLKERDD; encoded by the coding sequence ATGTCAATTTATGGTGGACTTCTGCTGGCAACTCTTGTTCTCAGTATTAAAACAGGATTGATCCTGGGTGCCTCGTGGCTGAGCCGGTGGGGGCTGGTGCTGACATCTTTTTTGTTCGGGAGTATCCTTTACGGGCTGGTTGTATTCTTTGGTACACATCAACAAACCCTGATTTCCTTTCTGGATCGTTACACCTTTGCAGGAGCCTTGCTGGTAGCCATATTTCTGATTTACCTGGGGCTGCAGGAGGAAAAGGGAGCAGGGAGTTCCTCCCCGGGTTGCTTGCGTGAAGCAAGTTTTCGCTCCAGGGGAGATGGGGAATTTGCCGGTAAGGCGGTTGCCTCTAACAGCTCCTGTCATTTCCTTGCAGGACAGCCGGCGCCAGGGGCTGTTATTTCTCCTGCTCTGGAGCGGTTTAAGTATGCCCTGGGTTTTTTACCCTGTCCTTTATGCCTGGTTGCCCTGGCCTTTTCAGTCATTGTAGCCAGTTCCATGGTGGGTACAGGGCTTTCTCGCCTGGGACTGTTTGTTGCGGTGCTGTTTTTTATCCTGGTTATTGTGACCAGCCTTGCCATGAGAAGAGCGATCCGTTTGACCGGGTATAAGCCTGTAGCTATTTTTAATCCGTTGTTGTTGTTTACCGGATTGATGACGCTTATCTTTGCTCTTTTTATTCCCAACTTTGTCCAGGCCATGACCATGCCCTTAACTCCCGTGAACATTGATTCGCCCCGCTGGCTGGCGGCGGTGTTAGCGGGGTTGGTGATCTTAAGCCTGGCGGGTTATTTTCGCTATCAGATCAATTTTTTAAAGGAACGTGATGATTGA
- a CDS encoding DUF2149 domain-containing protein: MSAEEVDLLGGLANLIDVMLVFCCGLMVALVLSWNLQNIIFAKVKPEEKQRLMQSIQRVINVERGKELKEIPGIEQGGGFGYQEMGTVYQDPKTGKLIMIEKNSQ, translated from the coding sequence TTGTCCGCAGAAGAAGTTGATCTCCTGGGCGGGCTGGCCAATCTGATTGATGTGATGCTGGTTTTTTGCTGCGGTTTGATGGTCGCCCTGGTACTTTCCTGGAACCTGCAGAACATTATCTTTGCCAAAGTAAAGCCCGAGGAAAAACAGCGACTCATGCAAAGCATTCAGCGGGTGATTAACGTGGAACGGGGTAAGGAGCTTAAGGAGATACCCGGGATAGAACAGGGGGGCGGCTTTGGTTACCAGGAGATGGGTACGGTCTATCAGGACCCGAAGACCGGGAAGTTGATCATGATTGAGAAGAATAGCCAATAA
- a CDS encoding cobaltochelatase subunit CobN has protein sequence MPTGKAKWKKHPTLLFLSLIVLIIVFLISASGAAANENARTRVVMLLGSEGFLVPLVDAYGQLQNYPVELKLFSSNDLKSEEKIQQLKQSLQDADVFLMEMIGASTIQTVGPLLQDLPEKCEVLSTRSGSFPEYPRIDESQNTFLAQYFVNGGVENMRRLVLYLASRYGQVTTGEQLDPVKMPVRFIYHPDAEGLTFNVDGLYQTVCNAVYAAGDSAAQGLAVNEVHRAVYDSVYASVYQPDNSTNWTLARLAVNQAVYDRCGGASTLDTSGLYRTVAEAVYLAEQGETGLQALYDTVRQSVYQAVYHSDGQSAGLAVDTVYNALYDRVAAAYLGDAQATVYRAVYDALWGPELSGFDLTQVYQSVHDAVYLPTGGGGGTGLPPGTFGTSGGYLAWYKASGHLKEGAPWVGIISYDSFFKNSDIDMYLAVQRELEARGVNALLVFSDSSSRKTAFQDFFMPGGKRQVDFLIAGIGFNFIYGQPEAGIELFKQLNVPVMAPVYSSDLEDWQSNPAGISSEVAWQIAYPELDGRIEPVFMGGSTLVRVDESTGARIVKKVPLPDRIDRLVGRALAWVNLRQKSNADKKIALVYYNHHAGKDDIGAAYLNSIASAAVILQALRDNGYRVEGDLSPQAIEELIRRQGRNVGSWAPGELAELVQAGALVLPVEKYLEWYATLPGELRAQVEKEWGPPPGNIMVYEGNLVIPGATLGNIFLGPQPVRGWGDDPDKIAHSPALPPPHQYIAFYLWLQKEFCADAVIHLGTHGTLEWLPGRSVGLGENDWPDVLIGNMPDIYPYIVNNPGEGTQAKRRGYAVTIDHLIPPMIQPGLYGELAELQQLVVEYQNALSGGNTARAASLQEQIMEKVKANSLDQDLGIDLQATEFSRVAFLLHEYLEELATELMPYGLHTFGLPPQGEMLDLMVDSIVAYDKEAREGSREEIRERLLLTINEITNLLRALSGEFIEPGLGRDPVRVPDALPTGRNLVSFDPRMVPDAAAWKTGKEAADQLVARFYAENGRYPETVGVVLWAIETMRTQGETVALILRLIGTEPVWDKSGRVSTVKVIPLEELGRPRINVLVTISGLFRDTFSHVVGVLDEAFRKVALLNEDPESNLVRKVYLDLRDKLQEQGLSEQEADALALARIFGDAPGTYGTGVSELAQATSAWEDKGDLVDTYMNRMSYIYGKTAYGVPARDVFREILKSVDVVTQVRDSLWGVLDNDDVAQYLGGLKLAAEAASGEKVQSYIVNTRTGSARVQTLSEFVGTELRSRLLNPKWIEGMLKEGYAGAREIGDHVANMFLVDATLEGIGDWAWRQVAETFIFDDKIRSQLDPFVVQSIIGWSLEAARRQMWQADQETLTRLADIYMQTAAQYGVVCCHHTCANIKFNEWVASYSTLDSSMLNRFKEVFSKATKRDLNLKTEVSAPSSRHQSPSRAAEQVRAQEPPVQQPVTQPVPVQQSVEQKPETTQVLPAASTGAGEGEKATEGSPSRQEQQVSQNTGAAGAGPQQVTSREMPQQKADEQAQRPGGRAYELEVEKKAQATATARKAVSFVAILGALGLLALFIKGYFAGRT, from the coding sequence ATGCCCACAGGTAAAGCAAAATGGAAAAAACACCCGACCTTGCTATTCCTGAGCCTGATAGTCCTGATTATTGTTTTCTTAATAAGTGCTTCCGGGGCTGCAGCAAATGAAAATGCACGCACAAGGGTGGTCATGCTTTTGGGCAGTGAGGGGTTTCTGGTACCCCTGGTGGATGCTTACGGCCAGCTGCAGAACTATCCTGTTGAGCTGAAGTTATTTAGCTCCAACGACCTGAAGAGCGAAGAAAAAATCCAGCAGCTGAAGCAATCGTTGCAGGATGCAGATGTATTCTTGATGGAAATGATTGGAGCCTCAACCATTCAAACAGTTGGGCCTTTATTGCAGGACCTGCCTGAAAAGTGCGAGGTGCTTTCCACCCGTAGCGGTTCTTTTCCTGAATACCCCCGTATTGATGAAAGTCAAAATACTTTCCTGGCTCAATATTTTGTAAATGGCGGCGTGGAAAATATGCGGCGGCTGGTATTGTATCTGGCCTCCAGATACGGACAGGTAACAACCGGAGAACAGTTAGATCCGGTTAAAATGCCCGTCCGGTTCATCTACCATCCTGATGCTGAGGGACTTACCTTCAACGTGGATGGGCTGTACCAGACGGTATGCAATGCTGTATACGCGGCGGGTGATAGTGCGGCTCAGGGCCTGGCGGTAAATGAAGTTCACCGGGCAGTTTATGACAGCGTTTACGCTTCCGTGTACCAGCCGGATAACAGTACGAACTGGACACTGGCCCGGCTGGCGGTGAACCAGGCCGTGTACGACCGGTGCGGGGGGGCTTCTACCCTGGATACCAGTGGTCTGTACCGAACTGTGGCTGAAGCCGTATACCTGGCGGAGCAGGGAGAAACGGGATTACAGGCCCTTTATGATACCGTGCGCCAGTCTGTTTACCAGGCGGTATATCATAGCGACGGGCAAAGTGCCGGTTTGGCCGTAGATACAGTTTATAATGCCCTTTATGACCGGGTTGCGGCCGCTTATCTGGGGGATGCTCAGGCTACAGTCTACCGGGCGGTATATGATGCCCTTTGGGGGCCGGAGCTTTCCGGGTTTGACCTTACCCAGGTATATCAGAGCGTGCATGATGCCGTATACCTGCCTACCGGCGGTGGAGGCGGTACGGGACTGCCGCCGGGCACTTTCGGTACTTCAGGTGGTTATCTTGCCTGGTATAAAGCCAGCGGACATTTAAAAGAGGGAGCTCCGTGGGTCGGCATTATTAGCTACGATAGCTTCTTTAAAAATAGTGATATCGACATGTATCTGGCCGTCCAGAGGGAACTGGAAGCCAGGGGAGTCAATGCGCTTTTGGTTTTCAGTGACAGCAGCAGCCGCAAAACGGCCTTTCAGGACTTCTTTATGCCCGGCGGCAAAAGACAGGTGGACTTTCTCATTGCCGGGATTGGATTTAACTTCATTTACGGCCAGCCGGAAGCCGGTATCGAGTTGTTTAAACAGTTAAACGTACCGGTTATGGCACCGGTTTACAGCAGCGATTTAGAGGATTGGCAGAGCAACCCGGCAGGTATCAGCAGTGAGGTGGCCTGGCAAATTGCCTATCCTGAACTGGACGGACGCATTGAGCCGGTATTCATGGGTGGCAGTACGCTGGTAAGGGTGGATGAAAGTACGGGGGCTCGCATAGTCAAAAAAGTACCCCTTCCCGATCGTATTGACCGCCTGGTAGGCCGGGCATTGGCCTGGGTAAACCTGCGGCAGAAAAGCAATGCAGACAAAAAAATAGCCCTTGTTTACTATAACCACCATGCCGGTAAGGATGATATCGGCGCCGCTTATTTAAACAGTATCGCCAGCGCAGCGGTTATTTTGCAGGCATTGCGGGACAATGGTTACCGGGTGGAAGGCGACCTCAGCCCCCAGGCAATAGAAGAACTAATTCGCAGGCAGGGCAGAAATGTCGGCAGCTGGGCGCCGGGAGAACTGGCCGAACTGGTGCAGGCGGGAGCCTTAGTCCTGCCTGTGGAAAAATACCTGGAATGGTACGCTACCCTGCCCGGGGAGCTGCGGGCGCAGGTGGAAAAGGAATGGGGTCCACCTCCGGGTAACATCATGGTTTACGAAGGCAACCTGGTTATTCCCGGTGCCACACTGGGTAACATTTTCCTTGGCCCGCAGCCCGTACGGGGGTGGGGGGATGATCCCGACAAGATTGCCCATTCCCCAGCTTTGCCTCCCCCCCACCAGTATATAGCCTTTTACCTCTGGTTGCAGAAGGAGTTCTGTGCCGATGCGGTAATTCACCTGGGTACCCACGGCACGCTGGAATGGCTGCCCGGCCGGAGTGTGGGGCTGGGAGAAAATGACTGGCCGGATGTTTTGATTGGGAACATGCCGGATATCTACCCTTACATCGTGAACAATCCCGGTGAAGGAACTCAGGCCAAGCGCCGGGGTTATGCAGTAACCATCGACCACCTGATACCGCCCATGATCCAGCCCGGGCTCTACGGTGAGCTGGCCGAATTGCAGCAGCTGGTGGTGGAATATCAGAATGCCTTAAGCGGGGGCAATACAGCCAGGGCGGCCAGCCTGCAGGAACAAATTATGGAAAAGGTTAAGGCAAATAGTCTCGACCAGGATCTGGGCATTGATCTTCAGGCGACTGAATTTTCCCGGGTGGCTTTCCTTCTCCATGAGTATCTGGAGGAGCTGGCAACGGAGCTCATGCCCTACGGCCTGCATACCTTCGGTCTGCCGCCCCAGGGAGAAATGCTGGATTTGATGGTTGATTCCATTGTGGCCTACGATAAGGAAGCCAGAGAAGGCAGCCGGGAGGAAATCAGAGAGCGCCTGCTTTTGACCATCAACGAGATAACCAATTTACTCCGGGCTCTTTCAGGTGAATTCATCGAACCCGGTCTGGGCCGGGACCCGGTGCGTGTACCCGATGCCCTGCCCACAGGCAGGAACCTGGTTTCCTTTGACCCGCGCATGGTGCCCGATGCGGCAGCCTGGAAAACGGGTAAAGAGGCTGCTGATCAACTGGTGGCAAGATTCTACGCGGAAAACGGACGGTATCCGGAAACGGTGGGGGTGGTACTGTGGGCCATCGAAACCATGCGCACCCAGGGAGAAACTGTGGCCCTGATCCTGCGGTTAATCGGCACTGAACCGGTATGGGATAAAAGCGGCCGGGTGAGCACGGTGAAAGTCATCCCCCTGGAGGAACTGGGAAGGCCACGGATTAACGTGCTGGTGACCATCTCCGGCCTGTTCCGGGATACCTTTTCTCATGTGGTGGGTGTGCTGGATGAGGCCTTCAGGAAGGTTGCTCTTTTGAACGAGGACCCGGAAAGCAACCTGGTGCGCAAGGTTTACCTGGACTTGAGGGACAAGCTGCAGGAACAAGGTCTATCAGAACAAGAGGCGGATGCTCTGGCGCTGGCCAGGATCTTTGGCGACGCTCCGGGAACCTACGGTACGGGTGTCTCAGAACTGGCCCAGGCCACCAGCGCCTGGGAGGACAAAGGGGATCTGGTGGATACTTACATGAACCGCATGTCCTACATTTACGGCAAGACTGCTTATGGCGTGCCGGCGCGGGATGTTTTCCGGGAAATCCTGAAAAGCGTGGATGTGGTTACCCAGGTGCGGGATTCCCTGTGGGGCGTACTGGACAACGATGACGTGGCCCAGTATCTGGGCGGGCTGAAACTGGCGGCGGAAGCGGCCTCGGGCGAGAAAGTGCAGTCGTATATCGTCAACACGCGTACAGGCAGTGCCCGGGTGCAGACTTTAAGTGAGTTTGTGGGTACGGAATTGCGGAGCAGGTTGTTGAACCCCAAATGGATCGAGGGGATGCTTAAGGAAGGTTACGCCGGCGCCCGGGAGATTGGCGACCACGTTGCCAACATGTTCCTCGTGGATGCCACTCTGGAGGGTATTGGTGATTGGGCCTGGCGGCAGGTTGCCGAAACTTTCATCTTTGATGATAAGATAAGAAGCCAGCTGGACCCCTTTGTAGTGCAGTCCATCATCGGCTGGAGCTTAGAGGCGGCGCGGCGGCAGATGTGGCAGGCCGATCAGGAGACGTTGACCAGACTGGCCGACATTTACATGCAAACGGCCGCCCAGTATGGCGTGGTCTGCTGTCACCATACCTGTGCCAACATAAAGTTCAACGAATGGGTGGCCAGTTATTCCACCCTGGACAGCAGTATGCTGAACAGGTTCAAAGAGGTCTTCAGCAAAGCTACAAAAAGGGATCTGAACCTTAAAACCGAGGTCTCGGCACCCAGTTCCAGGCACCAGAGCCCCAGCCGGGCGGCGGAACAGGTTCGGGCACAGGAACCTCCTGTGCAGCAGCCTGTTACTCAACCGGTACCCGTACAGCAGTCTGTAGAGCAAAAACCAGAAACCACACAGGTCCTACCGGCTGCATCAACAGGTGCGGGTGAAGGAGAAAAGGCGACGGAGGGATCGCCATCCAGACAGGAGCAGCAAGTGTCTCAGAATACTGGTGCGGCCGGAGCCGGTCCCCAGCAGGTGACCAGCCGGGAAATGCCGCAGCAAAAGGCAGATGAGCAGGCCCAAAGGCCAGGGGGCAGGGCCTATGAGCTGGAAGTAGAGAAAAAAGCGCAGGCTACAGCAACTGCCCGTAAGGCCGTTTCCTTCGTAGCCATCCTGGGCGCTTTAGGGCTGCTGGCCCTCTTTATCAAGGGTTATTTTGCCGGAAGGACGTAA
- a CDS encoding MotA/TolQ/ExbB proton channel family protein, translating into MTIPGSEYLTKILHAASQSLLIPDIMGLLFFLVFAFMELGSFVAEMRRRKVIQPVNLLEVIHDVGGVSLWQMRNLQQVLDSSALNPRQKKLVSDLLAKPGLSPEVRRLVAQDILDREEFRFKQTLDKTDLLAKLSPVFGLMGTLIPLGPGLAALGQGDVRGLSEAVIIAFDTTVVGVAAGAVGALISRVRRRWYEQDLRYLELLLELVVGGESRAVQETEAGAVVRRRS; encoded by the coding sequence ATGACCATTCCTGGTTCCGAATATTTAACCAAAATTTTGCATGCCGCATCCCAGAGCCTGCTAATTCCCGATATTATGGGTCTGCTCTTCTTTCTCGTTTTTGCCTTCATGGAACTGGGTAGTTTTGTGGCTGAAATGAGGAGAAGAAAAGTTATTCAGCCAGTCAACCTGCTGGAAGTAATTCATGACGTGGGAGGGGTTTCCCTCTGGCAGATGCGTAACCTGCAGCAGGTGCTTGATAGCAGTGCTTTAAATCCGCGCCAAAAAAAACTGGTATCGGATCTTTTGGCAAAACCCGGACTGTCCCCTGAGGTCAGGAGGCTGGTGGCTCAGGACATACTGGACCGTGAAGAATTCCGGTTTAAACAAACACTGGACAAAACGGATTTACTGGCCAAACTCAGCCCGGTTTTCGGGTTGATGGGCACTCTTATCCCCCTTGGTCCCGGGCTGGCTGCTCTGGGGCAGGGTGATGTGCGGGGATTGTCCGAAGCAGTGATCATTGCTTTTGATACTACGGTGGTGGGTGTGGCTGCCGGAGCGGTGGGTGCTCTCATTTCCAGGGTGCGTCGTCGCTGGTACGAGCAGGATTTAAGGTATCTGGAGTTGCTGCTGGAACTGGTGGTGGGGGGTGAAAGCCGTGCTGTTCAGGAGACGGAGGCGGGAGCGGTTGTCCGCAGAAGAAGTTGA